A region from the Leptolyngbya iicbica LK genome encodes:
- a CDS encoding Hsp20/alpha crystallin family protein: MAIMHRDSLEELTHWEPFRGIDRLHEEMNHLFERFLPHGNGEASTLSFVPAAEMEETDDVIHLKLEVPGLEAQDLNVEVTDSSVVIQGERKSESQTEEKGMIRSEFSYGQFERRLALPSPVQTDQVKAECKNGVLSLTLPKVTSEQRQAVKIAVS; this comes from the coding sequence ATGGCGATTATGCATCGTGACTCCTTGGAGGAACTGACCCACTGGGAACCTTTTCGAGGGATTGATCGCTTACATGAAGAAATGAATCATCTCTTTGAGCGCTTCCTGCCTCACGGCAATGGAGAAGCGAGTACCTTATCGTTTGTGCCCGCGGCAGAGATGGAAGAAACCGATGATGTCATCCATCTCAAATTAGAAGTGCCCGGCCTGGAAGCTCAAGACTTGAATGTGGAAGTCACCGACTCTTCAGTCGTCATCCAAGGGGAACGAAAATCAGAGTCCCAGACTGAAGAAAAGGGGATGATTCGGTCGGAATTTTCCTACGGTCAGTTTGAGCGGCGGTTGGCCTTGCCGTCGCCCGTGCAAACGGATCAGGTGAAGGCGGAATGCAAAAACGGGGTCTTGTCACTGACGTTGCCCAAGGTGACGTCTGAACAACGGCAAGCCGTGAAAATCGCCGTTAGTTAG